Proteins encoded within one genomic window of Mycolicibacterium aubagnense:
- a CDS encoding acyl-CoA dehydrogenase family protein yields the protein MTDFLSTGTLPDHYAELAKTVREFAQTVVAPVAAQHDKDHTFPYKVIDGMADMGLFGLPFPEEYGGMGGDYFALCLALEELGKVDQSVAITLEAGVSLGAMPVYRFGSEEQKQEWLPLLASGKALGAFGLTEAGGGSDAGATKTTAKLDGDTWIINGSKQFITNSGTDITKLVTVTAVTGELPGGHKEISSILVPVPTPGFTAEPAYDKVGWNASDTHPLSFDDVRVPAENLLGDRGRGYANFLRILDEGRIAIAALSAGVAQGCVDECVKYSKEREAFGRKIGGYQAIAFKIARMEARAHVARTAYYDAAALMLAGKPFKKAACIAKMIASEAAMDNARDATQVFGGYGFMNEYPVARHYRDSKILEIGEGTTEVQLMLIAREAGL from the coding sequence ATGACTGATTTTCTGTCCACCGGCACCTTGCCGGACCACTACGCCGAACTGGCCAAGACGGTTCGGGAATTCGCGCAGACCGTGGTGGCGCCCGTTGCCGCACAGCACGACAAGGACCACACCTTCCCGTACAAGGTGATCGACGGCATGGCCGACATGGGCCTGTTCGGCCTGCCTTTCCCCGAGGAGTACGGCGGCATGGGTGGCGACTACTTCGCCCTGTGCCTGGCCCTGGAAGAGCTTGGCAAGGTGGACCAGAGCGTGGCGATCACGCTGGAGGCCGGCGTCTCGCTGGGCGCCATGCCGGTGTACCGATTCGGCAGCGAGGAGCAGAAGCAGGAGTGGCTGCCGCTGCTCGCCAGCGGAAAGGCGTTGGGCGCCTTCGGTTTGACCGAGGCCGGCGGTGGCAGCGACGCCGGGGCCACCAAGACCACTGCGAAGCTGGACGGCGACACCTGGATCATCAATGGCTCCAAGCAGTTCATCACGAACTCCGGTACCGACATCACCAAGCTGGTGACCGTCACGGCCGTGACCGGCGAACTGCCGGGCGGGCACAAGGAGATCTCGTCGATCCTGGTGCCGGTGCCCACCCCGGGCTTCACCGCCGAACCCGCCTACGACAAGGTCGGCTGGAACGCCTCGGACACCCACCCGCTGAGTTTCGACGACGTACGCGTGCCGGCCGAGAACCTGCTCGGCGACCGCGGTCGTGGCTACGCCAACTTCCTGCGCATCCTCGACGAGGGCCGCATCGCCATCGCGGCGCTGTCGGCCGGCGTGGCGCAGGGTTGCGTCGACGAGTGCGTGAAGTACTCGAAGGAGCGCGAAGCATTCGGCCGCAAGATCGGTGGCTACCAGGCCATCGCCTTCAAGATCGCCCGGATGGAAGCCCGTGCCCACGTCGCCCGCACGGCGTACTACGACGCCGCGGCGCTGATGCTGGCGGGCAAGCCGTTCAAGAAGGCGGCCTGCATCGCGAAGATGATCGCCAGCGAGGCCGCGATGGACAACGCCCGCGACGCGACCCAGGTGTTCGGTGGCTACGGCTTCATGAACGAGTACCCGGTGGCCCGGCACTACCGCGATTCGAAGATCCTCGAAATCGGCGAGGGCACAACGGAAGTTCAGCTGATGCTGATCGCCCGTGAGGCCGGGCTGTGA
- a CDS encoding MaoC family dehydratase codes for MSTGEAGPKKVVEQRGLWFEEFEPGVIYKHRPGRTVTEADNVLFTTLTMNTQALHLDAAFSDALPPFHARLVNSMFTLSTLVGLSVAQLTQGTIVGNLGFSDIAFPRPLFHGDTLYAESEVVEKRESKSRPGEGIVTFAHTGRNQHGDIVATATRKTMVRKRPAGEN; via the coding sequence GTGAGCACCGGCGAAGCAGGGCCCAAGAAAGTCGTCGAGCAACGCGGACTCTGGTTCGAGGAGTTCGAGCCGGGCGTGATCTACAAGCACCGGCCGGGCCGCACCGTCACCGAGGCCGACAACGTGCTGTTCACCACGCTCACCATGAACACTCAGGCGCTGCACCTGGACGCCGCGTTCTCCGACGCCTTGCCGCCGTTCCATGCCCGGCTGGTGAATTCGATGTTCACGCTGTCCACGCTGGTCGGCCTGTCGGTCGCGCAGCTGACGCAGGGCACGATCGTCGGGAACCTCGGTTTCTCCGATATCGCGTTCCCCAGGCCGCTCTTCCACGGTGACACGCTCTACGCGGAGTCCGAGGTGGTCGAGAAGCGCGAGTCCAAGAGCCGGCCGGGGGAGGGCATCGTGACGTTCGCTCACACCGGCCGCAACCAGCACGGCGATATCGTCGCCACGGCGACGCGCAAGACGATGGTCCGCAAGCGTCCGGCAGGCGAGAACTGA
- a CDS encoding HpcH/HpaI aldolase/citrate lyase family protein, whose amino-acid sequence MALGATGPGWLFCPADRPERFEKAAAAADVVILDLEDGCAAKDRPAARQALIDTPLDPARTVVRLNPSDTSDHPLDLEALARTPYTTVMLAKTESAEQVRALAPLDVVVLVETPLGALAVTETARVDNTYAVMWGAEDLFAVLGGTANRWPDGTYRDVAQHVRSQSLLAAKAFGKLALDSVYLDIKNLDGLRAEVDDAVAVGFDAKVAIHPTQVAVIRDGYAPTAKEIEWARAVLDAATRERGVFQHDGLMVDMPVLRRAERIVALAP is encoded by the coding sequence ATGGCACTCGGTGCTACCGGTCCCGGCTGGCTGTTCTGCCCGGCGGACCGACCTGAGCGGTTCGAAAAAGCCGCTGCCGCAGCCGATGTGGTGATCCTCGACCTGGAAGACGGCTGTGCGGCGAAGGATCGGCCGGCCGCTCGCCAGGCGTTGATCGACACCCCGCTGGACCCGGCTCGCACGGTGGTGCGGCTGAATCCGTCGGACACTTCCGATCATCCGCTGGACCTGGAGGCGCTGGCCCGCACCCCGTACACCACGGTGATGCTGGCCAAAACCGAGTCAGCCGAACAGGTTCGGGCGCTGGCGCCGCTGGATGTGGTGGTGTTGGTGGAGACCCCGCTCGGGGCGCTCGCCGTCACCGAGACCGCGCGGGTCGACAACACCTACGCCGTCATGTGGGGTGCCGAGGACTTGTTCGCGGTGCTGGGCGGCACCGCCAACCGTTGGCCCGACGGCACGTACCGCGATGTCGCACAGCATGTCCGGTCACAATCGCTGTTGGCCGCCAAGGCCTTCGGCAAGCTCGCGCTGGACTCGGTCTACCTGGACATCAAGAATCTGGACGGCCTGCGGGCCGAGGTCGACGATGCCGTGGCCGTCGGGTTCGACGCCAAGGTGGCCATCCACCCGACCCAGGTGGCGGTGATCCGGGACGGCTATGCGCCGACCGCGAAGGAGATCGAGTGGGCGCGTGCGGTACTCGACGCCGCGACCCGCGAACGCGGTGTCTTCCAGCACGACGGCCTGATGGTCGACATGCCGGTGCTCCGTCGGGCCGAGCGGATCGTCGCCCTGGCTCCATAG
- the pdhA gene encoding pyruvate dehydrogenase (acetyl-transferring) E1 component subunit alpha — MADVSAHDLDSSVGLAPVQLVAPDGAPTSDERYRRDLPPETLGWLYEEMVVTRDLDVEFVNLQRQGELALFASCRGQEAAQVGAAACLRKTDWLFPQYRELGALLVRGITPAQISAVWRGRWHGGLGFIEKHCAPISIDIGSQGLHAVGAAMAAQRLGEDSVTVAFVGDGGMSEGDMHEALNVAAVASAPCVFFVQNNQWAISVPVRHQQAGPSIAHRAIGYGMPGIRVDGNDVLACYAVMAEAAQRARDGDGPTLIEAVTYRMGPHTTSDDPTRYRDPEELKHWEARDPIARYRVYLEHVGVWTPRLQEHVENRSRRLRADLRDTVLTAADFDVAEMFDTVYADITPELARQRDALLAELDWEG; from the coding sequence ATGGCTGACGTGTCGGCCCACGACCTGGACAGCAGCGTGGGGTTGGCGCCGGTTCAACTGGTTGCCCCCGATGGCGCACCGACCTCCGACGAGCGATATCGACGCGACCTGCCGCCCGAAACGCTGGGCTGGCTCTACGAAGAGATGGTCGTCACCCGCGACCTGGACGTCGAATTCGTCAACCTGCAACGGCAGGGTGAACTCGCGCTGTTCGCCTCGTGCCGTGGCCAGGAAGCCGCGCAGGTCGGTGCGGCGGCATGCCTGCGCAAGACCGACTGGCTGTTTCCGCAGTACCGAGAACTCGGCGCCCTACTGGTCCGTGGCATCACGCCGGCCCAGATCAGTGCCGTGTGGCGGGGTCGGTGGCACGGCGGTTTGGGCTTCATCGAGAAGCACTGTGCGCCAATATCGATCGACATCGGGTCGCAGGGCTTGCACGCGGTCGGTGCGGCCATGGCCGCACAGCGGCTCGGTGAGGACTCGGTCACCGTGGCGTTCGTCGGCGACGGTGGGATGTCCGAAGGCGATATGCACGAGGCGCTCAACGTGGCCGCCGTCGCGTCGGCGCCGTGCGTGTTCTTCGTCCAGAACAACCAATGGGCCATCTCGGTGCCGGTGCGTCATCAGCAGGCGGGCCCGTCGATCGCGCACCGCGCCATCGGCTATGGCATGCCCGGCATCCGCGTCGATGGCAATGACGTACTGGCCTGCTACGCCGTCATGGCCGAAGCGGCGCAGCGCGCCCGCGACGGTGACGGTCCGACGCTGATCGAGGCCGTCACCTACCGGATGGGTCCGCACACCACCTCCGACGACCCGACTCGCTACCGCGATCCAGAAGAGCTGAAGCACTGGGAGGCGCGTGATCCCATCGCGCGCTACCGGGTGTACCTGGAACACGTCGGGGTGTGGACACCACGACTGCAGGAGCACGTCGAGAACCGCTCGCGCCGGCTCCGCGCTGATCTGCGGGACACCGTACTGACCGCGGCGGACTTCGACGTCGCGGAGATGTTCGACACCGTCTACGCCGACATCACACCCGAACTGGCCCGGCAGCGCGACGCGCTGTTGGCCGAATTGGATTGGGAGGGATGA
- a CDS encoding alpha-ketoacid dehydrogenase subunit beta, protein MTQIIERPSWSGDAEPDEPNPSATTSATVATLSMAQAINRALHDAMAADDRVLVFGEDVAALGGVFRVTDGLHETFGEARCFDTPLAESAIVGIAIGMAIRGLVPVPEIQFDGFAAPAFDQIVSHLAKYRMRTRGEVDMQVTIRIPSFGGIGAVEHHSESTESYWLHTAGLKVVVPSTPADAYWLLREAISSRDPVIFLEPKRRYWTKGELDTSVPAPPIGRAAVRRTGRDVTVITYGSLVDTALAAADLADGRDLEVVDLRSLNPLDFDTIAASIRKTGRAVVMHEGPRTLGFGAELAARITEELFYDLEAPVLRATGFDTPYPPARLEKLWLPGVDRLLDCVHKAMSQP, encoded by the coding sequence ATGACGCAGATCATCGAACGCCCGTCGTGGTCCGGTGATGCGGAGCCCGACGAGCCGAACCCGTCGGCGACGACATCCGCCACAGTTGCCACCTTGTCCATGGCGCAGGCCATCAACCGGGCCCTGCACGACGCCATGGCCGCCGATGACCGGGTGCTGGTGTTCGGGGAGGACGTGGCTGCGCTCGGCGGGGTTTTCCGCGTCACCGACGGCCTGCACGAAACGTTCGGGGAAGCGCGGTGTTTCGACACGCCGCTGGCCGAGTCGGCGATCGTGGGCATCGCCATCGGCATGGCCATCCGTGGCCTGGTGCCGGTACCGGAAATCCAGTTCGATGGATTCGCCGCACCGGCGTTCGACCAGATCGTCAGCCATCTCGCCAAATACCGGATGCGTACCCGCGGTGAGGTCGACATGCAGGTGACCATCCGGATCCCGTCGTTCGGCGGAATCGGGGCGGTGGAGCATCATTCGGAATCCACCGAGTCCTATTGGTTGCACACCGCGGGGCTGAAGGTGGTGGTTCCGTCGACGCCGGCGGACGCGTATTGGCTGTTGCGCGAAGCCATCTCGTCCCGCGATCCGGTGATCTTCCTGGAACCCAAACGCCGATACTGGACCAAGGGAGAGCTGGACACCAGCGTTCCCGCACCGCCGATCGGACGGGCCGCCGTGCGGCGTACCGGGCGCGATGTCACGGTCATCACCTATGGCTCGCTCGTCGACACCGCCCTGGCGGCAGCCGATCTGGCCGATGGCCGCGATCTGGAGGTCGTCGACCTGCGGTCGCTTAACCCGCTGGACTTCGACACCATTGCGGCGTCGATCCGCAAGACCGGTCGCGCGGTCGTCATGCACGAGGGGCCGCGCACCCTGGGATTCGGCGCCGAACTGGCCGCCCGGATCACCGAGGAACTCTTTTACGACCTGGAGGCACCCGTGTTGCGCGCCACCGGCTTTGACACGCCCTACCCGCCGGCCCGGCTGGAGAAGCTGTGGCTGCCCGGCGTGGACCGGCTACTGGACTGTGTGCACAAGGCGATGAGCCAGCCATGA
- a CDS encoding dihydrolipoamide acetyltransferase family protein: MTSTQDFLVPDLGEGLQDATITSWAVAVGDTVELNQVLCTVETNKAAVEIPSPYAGVVTELGGGEGQTLAVGAILVRIASDTAEAAEPGPEPKAKALARKPVLVGYGADADLDTTRRRPRAKPRVRKLAAELHVDLTGVPPSGPDGIVTREDVLASAHHTGDADLVPVSGVQAEMARRMSMSRKEIPDAHASVQVDCAELLRVRDTLAGAAADVTPFVLTLRLLTIALRHHREFNATWVTGGPGTRGSHVHLHDSVHLGIGVATSRGLLVPVVRDAERLSTRELAWAVAGLIHSARDGSLKPAQLHGSTFTVSNFGALGLDEGVPVINYPEAAILGMGTLKPRAVVHDGEVVARPTMTLTCAFDHRIADGAGVAAFLGELRALIEAPELALLDA; this comes from the coding sequence ATGACCTCGACCCAGGACTTCCTGGTGCCCGATCTCGGCGAAGGCCTCCAGGACGCGACCATCACCTCCTGGGCTGTGGCAGTGGGGGACACCGTCGAACTCAACCAGGTCTTGTGCACCGTCGAGACCAACAAGGCGGCGGTCGAGATACCCAGCCCGTACGCCGGTGTGGTGACCGAACTCGGTGGGGGAGAAGGACAGACGCTCGCTGTCGGCGCCATCCTCGTGCGCATCGCCTCCGATACGGCGGAAGCGGCTGAACCCGGGCCCGAGCCGAAAGCCAAAGCACTGGCACGCAAACCCGTGCTCGTCGGATACGGGGCGGACGCGGATCTCGATACCACCCGGCGCCGCCCCCGCGCCAAACCACGGGTGCGCAAGCTCGCCGCCGAATTGCACGTCGACTTGACCGGGGTGCCACCGTCAGGCCCCGACGGCATCGTCACCCGTGAGGACGTGCTGGCCTCGGCGCACCACACCGGTGACGCCGATCTGGTTCCCGTCAGTGGCGTGCAGGCCGAGATGGCACGCCGGATGTCGATGTCGCGCAAGGAGATACCGGACGCTCACGCCTCGGTTCAGGTGGACTGCGCCGAATTGCTCCGGGTCCGCGACACCCTCGCCGGGGCGGCCGCGGACGTCACACCGTTCGTGCTGACGCTGCGGCTGCTCACCATCGCGTTGCGTCACCACCGCGAGTTCAACGCCACCTGGGTTACGGGCGGACCCGGCACCCGGGGCTCACACGTGCATCTTCACGACTCGGTGCACCTGGGCATCGGTGTCGCGACGTCGCGTGGACTACTGGTGCCGGTGGTCCGGGACGCCGAGCGGCTCTCCACCCGCGAACTGGCCTGGGCAGTGGCCGGGCTGATCCACTCTGCCCGGGATGGCTCGCTCAAACCTGCCCAGCTGCACGGATCGACGTTCACCGTGTCGAACTTCGGGGCTCTCGGTCTGGACGAAGGAGTGCCCGTCATCAACTATCCAGAGGCGGCGATCCTCGGGATGGGGACGCTCAAACCCCGTGCCGTCGTGCACGACGGTGAGGTGGTGGCGCGGCCGACCATGACGCTCACCTGTGCCTTCGACCACCGGATCGCCGACGGAGCCGGGGTCGCCGCATTCCTCGGCGAATTGCGGGCGCTCATCGAGGCACCCGAGCTGGCGCTCCTGGACGCGTAG
- a CDS encoding enoyl-CoA hydratase codes for MSDLVLTQVIDRVALITVNDPDRRNAVTAEMSAGLRAAINAAEADHRVHAVVVTGAGKAFCAGADLTALGEATVNGLRVIYDGFLAVADCTLPTIAAVNGPAVGAGLNLALAADVRIAGPGAVFDPRFQKLGIHPGGGATWMLQRAIGPQAARAALLFGMKFDADASVRHGLALEVADDPVAAALALAAGPASAPRDVVLATKASMRATDHPGVLDYEQHARAVDIEIVPQAASIESPEFTARLAAAQRRT; via the coding sequence GTGTCCGATCTCGTACTGACGCAGGTCATCGACCGCGTCGCACTCATCACGGTCAACGATCCCGACCGCCGCAACGCGGTGACCGCGGAGATGTCTGCCGGCCTGCGGGCCGCGATCAACGCCGCTGAGGCCGACCATCGCGTGCACGCCGTCGTCGTGACAGGTGCCGGCAAGGCGTTCTGCGCCGGCGCTGACCTGACCGCTCTGGGCGAGGCCACCGTGAACGGCCTGCGGGTGATCTACGACGGCTTCCTCGCGGTGGCCGACTGCACCCTGCCGACGATCGCCGCGGTGAACGGCCCGGCCGTCGGGGCCGGGCTCAATCTCGCGCTCGCCGCCGACGTCCGCATCGCCGGGCCGGGTGCGGTCTTCGACCCGCGGTTCCAGAAGCTCGGGATTCACCCGGGCGGCGGCGCGACCTGGATGCTGCAGCGGGCCATCGGCCCACAGGCGGCGCGGGCCGCGCTGTTGTTCGGCATGAAGTTCGACGCCGACGCCTCAGTACGGCACGGCCTGGCACTGGAGGTCGCCGACGACCCCGTCGCCGCGGCGTTGGCGTTGGCTGCCGGGCCGGCCTCGGCGCCCCGCGACGTGGTGCTGGCCACCAAGGCGTCGATGCGCGCGACGGACCATCCCGGGGTCCTGGATTACGAGCAGCACGCGCGGGCCGTGGACATCGAGATCGTCCCGCAGGCAGCGTCGATCGAATCACCGGAGTTCACCGCGAGGTTGGCCGCCGCCCAGCGACGCACATAG
- a CDS encoding MspA family porin, whose protein sequence is MLKRFAVVAAVGMSLPLGVAATAATAFAEPGPVGAEVPAPDTGVVASDEPATVVTPDGWTLTVAAKDETELPIAPLTTAVSSREYLVGGTFTGTVSGKGKGTLTGGSLEAGYQIGCGIELGQVRLVGSVGASTASANLFTGAIPTGVTFPLVGSVEVHPKPGTVTQVPVDKKSFKAAPARITLKDVHVKVDGCVGQSFLRSYATLTSSTADTDDIVAYYGVTKAV, encoded by the coding sequence ATGTTGAAGCGTTTTGCTGTGGTTGCTGCTGTGGGTATGTCGCTCCCGTTGGGGGTCGCGGCCACCGCGGCCACCGCGTTCGCCGAGCCCGGACCGGTCGGGGCCGAGGTCCCGGCGCCGGATACCGGTGTGGTGGCCTCCGATGAACCGGCCACCGTCGTCACGCCGGACGGCTGGACCTTGACCGTGGCAGCGAAGGACGAGACCGAGCTGCCCATCGCACCGCTGACCACTGCCGTCAGTTCGCGCGAGTATCTGGTCGGTGGCACCTTCACCGGCACCGTGAGCGGCAAGGGCAAGGGCACTCTCACCGGCGGCTCGCTGGAGGCCGGTTACCAGATCGGCTGCGGGATCGAGCTGGGGCAGGTCCGTCTGGTCGGGTCGGTGGGTGCCTCGACCGCCAGCGCGAACCTGTTCACCGGCGCCATCCCCACCGGCGTCACCTTCCCGTTGGTCGGCAGCGTCGAGGTCCACCCGAAGCCGGGCACGGTGACCCAGGTGCCGGTCGACAAGAAGTCCTTCAAGGCGGCGCCGGCGCGCATCACTCTCAAGGACGTCCACGTCAAGGTTGACGGCTGCGTCGGGCAGTCTTTCCTGCGCTCCTACGCGACGCTGACCAGCTCCACGGCCGACACCGACGACATCGTCGCTTACTACGGTGTGACGAAGGCCGTCTGA
- a CDS encoding wax ester/triacylglycerol synthase family O-acyltransferase: MSDVPDFDTAGLPEELSAVDQLMHRGEANPRTRSGLMGVELLDVTPDWEQYRARFEQASRRAIRLRQKVVMPSLPTAAARWVVDPDFNLDFHVRRVRAPGAGTLREVFDFAELALQSPLDISRPLWTATLVEGLPGGRAANIVHMSHAVTDGVGSMEMFANLYDLERDPAPRPEAPLPIPEDLSPNDLARQGINALPKGIANNMLDVTRGAAGLVGRMVRDPVDAVGGVVDYVRSSRRVMTPAAPPSPVLRRRGLASRSEAIDIKFSDLHKASKAAEGSINDAYLAALCGALRLYHEAKGIPVASLPMAVPVNVRSDSDPAGGNRFAGVNIAAPIGVVDPRKRIQKVRAQMTRKREERAIEVVGVVAPLLNLVPENLLESMAGSVVNSDVQASNVPGPPVDTFIAGAKVLRHYGIGPLPGVAMMAVLISRSGWVTISTRYDRASIDDPELWARCLVDGFNEVLALGGDGRAIPASFELPDEPAESAVNGGAAQ; the protein is encoded by the coding sequence ATGAGCGACGTGCCGGACTTTGACACGGCCGGGTTGCCCGAAGAGTTGAGTGCAGTCGATCAGTTGATGCATCGGGGCGAAGCCAATCCTCGCACCCGTTCCGGCCTCATGGGCGTCGAACTGTTGGACGTCACCCCGGACTGGGAGCAGTACCGGGCGCGGTTCGAGCAGGCCTCTCGCAGGGCGATTCGCCTTCGTCAGAAAGTCGTGATGCCGAGCCTGCCGACGGCTGCCGCGCGCTGGGTCGTCGATCCGGACTTCAATCTGGATTTCCACGTGCGGCGGGTACGCGCGCCGGGCGCGGGCACGCTGCGTGAGGTTTTCGACTTCGCCGAGTTGGCGCTGCAGTCGCCGCTCGACATCTCCCGTCCGCTGTGGACGGCCACGTTGGTCGAAGGGCTGCCCGGCGGCCGCGCTGCCAACATCGTGCACATGAGCCACGCCGTCACCGACGGTGTGGGGAGCATGGAGATGTTCGCCAACCTCTACGACCTGGAGCGCGACCCGGCGCCGAGGCCCGAGGCGCCACTGCCGATCCCTGAAGATCTGTCGCCCAATGACCTTGCGCGCCAAGGCATCAACGCGTTGCCAAAGGGCATCGCCAACAACATGCTGGATGTGACTCGTGGTGCGGCCGGGCTGGTCGGGCGCATGGTGCGCGACCCGGTCGACGCGGTCGGCGGCGTGGTCGACTATGTCCGGTCGAGCCGGCGGGTGATGACGCCGGCGGCGCCGCCGTCGCCGGTGCTGCGCCGCCGTGGTCTGGCGTCGCGCAGTGAGGCGATCGACATCAAGTTCAGTGATCTGCACAAGGCGTCCAAGGCTGCCGAAGGTTCCATCAACGACGCCTACCTCGCTGCCCTCTGCGGTGCGCTGCGCCTCTACCACGAGGCCAAGGGCATTCCCGTCGCCTCGCTGCCGATGGCAGTGCCGGTGAATGTGCGCTCCGACTCGGATCCGGCCGGCGGCAACAGATTTGCGGGTGTGAACATCGCCGCGCCCATCGGCGTCGTCGATCCGCGCAAGCGCATCCAGAAGGTGCGCGCGCAGATGACCCGCAAGCGCGAGGAGCGCGCCATCGAGGTGGTCGGTGTCGTGGCGCCGCTGCTGAACCTGGTGCCGGAGAACCTGCTGGAGTCGATGGCGGGCTCGGTGGTGAACTCGGATGTGCAGGCAAGCAACGTCCCCGGTCCGCCGGTCGACACTTTCATCGCTGGGGCAAAGGTGTTGCGGCACTATGGAATCGGGCCACTTCCTGGCGTTGCGATGATGGCGGTGCTCATCTCGCGCAGCGGCTGGGTCACCATCAGCACCCGCTATGACCGGGCGTCGATCGACGATCCCGAACTGTGGGCCCGCTGTCTGGTGGACGGATTCAACGAGGTTCTCGCCCTGGGTGGGGACGGCCGGGCGATCCCGGCATCGTTCGAGTTGCCGGACGAACCGGCCGAGTCGGCAGTGAACGGGGGTGCCGCGCAATGA
- a CDS encoding HAD-IB family hydrolase: MSSDDDYAGEFRNARLPGSVAEILASPQGPQVGAFFDMDGTLVAGFTGVIMTQDRLRRRQMGVGEFIGMVQAAVNHQLGRAEFEDLIGRGARMLNGNSLSDLDELGERLFIQHIKKRIYPEMRELVRAHMARGHTVVLSSSALTVQVEPVANFLGIKNVLCNKFETDEDGLITGDVVRPVLWGPGKANAAQHFAANNGVDLAKSYFYADGDEDVALMYLVGNPRPTNPAAKLESVAVKRGWPVLKFSSRSGSSPIAQLRTIAGIASLAPVAAGAVGLGLLTGNRRTGVNFFTSAWSKALMATLGIDLNVIGAENLRAQRPAVFIFNHRNQADPMIAGALVSDNFTSVGKKELESNPIMGTIGKVMDAAFIDRDDPASAIESLHKMEELARKGLSILIAPEGTRLDTTEVGEFKKGPFRMAMAAGIPVVPIVIRNAEVIAARDSSTFHAGKVDVVVFPPISVEDWTLDDLSERIAEVRQLYLDTLRKWPHDEVPDNALYHRTASPAADPDAPDDSGEAPRSAKGRR, encoded by the coding sequence ATGAGTTCGGACGACGACTACGCGGGCGAGTTCCGCAATGCCCGGTTGCCGGGGTCGGTCGCGGAAATCCTGGCCAGCCCGCAAGGTCCGCAGGTCGGGGCGTTCTTCGACATGGATGGCACCTTGGTGGCCGGGTTCACCGGCGTGATCATGACGCAGGATCGGTTGCGCCGCCGCCAGATGGGTGTCGGCGAATTCATCGGCATGGTGCAGGCCGCGGTGAACCACCAGTTGGGGCGCGCCGAGTTCGAGGACCTGATCGGCCGGGGAGCGCGGATGCTGAACGGCAATTCGCTCAGCGACCTCGACGAGCTGGGCGAACGGTTGTTCATCCAGCACATCAAGAAGCGGATCTATCCCGAGATGCGTGAGCTCGTCCGCGCGCACATGGCGCGCGGGCACACCGTCGTGCTGAGCTCGTCGGCACTGACGGTCCAGGTGGAACCAGTGGCGAACTTCCTCGGCATCAAGAACGTGCTGTGCAACAAGTTCGAGACCGACGAGGATGGGCTCATCACCGGCGATGTGGTCAGACCGGTGCTGTGGGGGCCCGGAAAAGCCAACGCCGCACAGCATTTCGCGGCGAACAACGGCGTCGATCTGGCGAAGAGCTACTTCTACGCCGACGGCGACGAAGACGTCGCCCTGATGTACCTGGTCGGCAACCCCCGGCCCACCAACCCGGCGGCCAAGCTGGAATCCGTTGCCGTCAAACGTGGTTGGCCGGTGCTGAAGTTCTCCAGCCGCAGTGGCAGCAGCCCCATCGCGCAGCTGCGAACCATCGCCGGCATCGCGTCCCTGGCGCCGGTCGCGGCCGGTGCCGTCGGGCTCGGTCTGTTGACCGGCAACCGGCGCACCGGGGTCAACTTCTTCACGTCGGCGTGGAGCAAGGCACTGATGGCCACGCTGGGTATCGACCTCAACGTGATCGGTGCGGAAAACCTACGCGCGCAACGGCCCGCGGTGTTCATCTTCAATCACCGCAACCAGGCCGACCCGATGATCGCCGGCGCACTGGTGAGCGACAACTTCACCTCGGTGGGCAAGAAGGAACTCGAAAGCAACCCGATCATGGGCACCATCGGCAAGGTGATGGATGCCGCGTTCATCGACCGCGATGACCCGGCCTCGGCCATCGAGAGCCTGCACAAGATGGAAGAGCTTGCCCGTAAAGGCCTTTCGATCCTGATCGCACCCGAGGGCACCCGCCTCGACACCACTGAGGTCGGCGAGTTCAAGAAGGGTCCGTTCCGGATGGCCATGGCCGCCGGTATTCCCGTCGTGCCGATTGTCATCCGTAATGCGGAAGTGATCGCCGCGCGCGATTCGTCGACCTTCCATGCGGGCAAGGTCGACGTCGTGGTCTTCCCACCGATTTCGGTCGAAGACTGGACTCTCGACGACCTGTCCGAGCGCATCGCGGAGGTGCGGCAGCTCTACCTCGACACCCTCCGAAAATGGCCACACGACGAGGTGCCCGACAACGCGCTGTACCACCGGACGGCGTCGCCGGCGGCGGACCCCGATGCGCCCGACGACAGCGGCGAAGCGCCGCGCAGCGCCAAGGGCCGACGGTGA